One window from the genome of Pseudomonas frederiksbergensis encodes:
- a CDS encoding DUF5801 repeats-in-toxin domain-containing protein, whose protein sequence is MTIREQDSSLLSDPTSLDAASATDDLGVVATGVNVTLDETANLQNATATPAPAGDADDNDILATSLPSSFASRLTALGAGTATGAALSGYTGAVGDTGSDAFTINAAPGALVTGISFVGSDGAPLDGVDSGLDTLDGTSILLYTDTNDNIVLGRAGGPNGAIVFAAYIDETATGGKIWTVLYQPLAQPDNTNPDDAVNLLDKVFVGASQDLEFSLEGAPSGQNLFLMYTSADPTTELVDGVLRITDPTIIATGKNPADQSTGVNINTGDTINTSQAGGPTTFGTNNQMIVEQEGIRYSFVTGARQDMTIPNLTQTEADVESNIDFTDVFDTKMANFDVVQLQSGKTAVVRISAFSTAAEPGVDFVNGYAGDAPVAITNVRVINIATGVVVENSDGTANDAGIVISFNSGVATITGVQAGYQIEYTTTADHNRVLIENGAALDAKGNNHADFDIGGFTLVQASVAKTEIGSKIIFEDDGPSISTTGTEPTLAVDETVLATNATQSFAANFVSAFGADGAGTLTYALSVVAGASGLTDTATGEAVNLSLNGTVVEGRTATTNELVFSVSVASNGEVTLDQLRAVVHPDTTDPDDATTLTSDDLVKLTATKTDGDGDSVQATLDIGQNLSFEDDGPSISTTGTVPTLTVDETVLATDATQNYAANFNSSYGADGAGTLTYALGVVAGASGLTDTATGEAVNLSLNGTVVEGRTAVSDALVFTVSVATNGDVTLDQVRAVVHPDASNPDDAVTLTSDNLVTLTATITDKDGDSTQSTLNIGQNLSFEDDGPSVSTTGTEPTLTVDETVLATDATQNFAANFLSAYGADDAGTLTYALGVVAGPSGMTDTATGEAVNLSLNGNVVEGRTAITNLLAFTVSVATNGDVTLDQIRALVHPDPTNPDDAKSLSSDSLVTLTAIKTDKDGDSAQATLNIGQNLVFEDDGPSLAFGNLVGTGSVLPQYGFWNHSTGADGLGATGLDITLVNGQFTLVRPDNTTTTGTGTLTEQAPSPDGNGAYQFAGTLTGDFDNNAATADTAVDYTLTAYADGSYALDLVQGFSSTIVRSSADGALSAGGPDSVRTLLIPDTDNPAIPSASEEIVFFSAKALASPTDILAGIGIGLADPTEAALQTTPLPSYIDPAAMNVSTSGIGVANNLLQGDNLAAIGAADESFVINPESLVTGMKIFIDNSVAGYNTATEDLYFRIYYEDGTFSNLIEVNTLTPEAGGQVSFEVEREGSVMIDAVQLTMARGAIKIPVIQFIQETENLASDVQLSFNATLTDKDGDTATSAFDANLFADTPDDPLYNYTLAGTGGERDAFNIDLSFTEDTYQVTGFDVSLDLRDTLVLNGDQGAVVQSIDNGGADSIVTVAETGGQITTITLVGVDLLSSDVVLGAA, encoded by the coding sequence ATGACTATTCGCGAGCAAGACTCATCACTGCTGAGTGATCCGACCTCGCTAGACGCGGCAAGCGCCACCGACGACCTCGGCGTCGTGGCAACCGGCGTGAACGTCACCCTGGACGAAACCGCCAACCTGCAGAACGCCACCGCCACGCCCGCCCCGGCGGGAGACGCCGACGACAACGACATCCTGGCGACATCCCTGCCCTCGTCCTTCGCCAGCCGCTTGACCGCGCTGGGCGCTGGAACGGCGACCGGCGCCGCCCTGAGTGGCTATACCGGCGCGGTGGGCGATACCGGCAGCGATGCCTTTACGATCAACGCCGCCCCTGGAGCACTCGTAACCGGCATCAGCTTTGTTGGCAGCGATGGCGCCCCGCTCGATGGGGTCGACAGTGGCTTGGACACCCTCGATGGCACCAGCATCCTGCTGTACACCGACACCAATGACAATATCGTCCTCGGCCGGGCCGGCGGGCCAAACGGTGCGATTGTCTTCGCCGCGTACATCGACGAAACCGCCACCGGCGGCAAGATCTGGACCGTGCTCTACCAACCGCTCGCCCAACCGGATAACACCAACCCGGACGACGCGGTCAATCTGCTCGACAAAGTCTTCGTCGGTGCCAGCCAGGACTTGGAGTTCAGCCTGGAGGGCGCCCCTTCCGGCCAGAACCTGTTCCTGATGTACACCTCGGCGGATCCGACCACCGAGCTGGTCGACGGCGTGCTGCGGATCACCGACCCCACCATCATCGCCACCGGTAAAAACCCGGCCGACCAGTCCACCGGGGTCAACATCAATACCGGCGACACCATCAACACCAGCCAGGCCGGCGGGCCGACCACGTTCGGCACCAACAACCAAATGATCGTCGAGCAGGAAGGCATCCGTTATTCGTTCGTCACCGGTGCGCGGCAGGACATGACCATTCCCAACCTGACCCAGACCGAAGCGGACGTGGAATCGAACATCGACTTCACCGACGTTTTCGATACGAAGATGGCCAACTTCGACGTGGTGCAATTGCAAAGCGGCAAGACCGCGGTGGTCAGGATCAGCGCCTTCAGCACCGCGGCCGAACCTGGGGTGGATTTCGTCAACGGCTACGCCGGTGATGCGCCTGTGGCGATCACCAACGTTCGCGTCATCAACATCGCCACCGGCGTGGTCGTGGAGAACTCCGACGGTACGGCCAACGACGCGGGCATTGTCATCAGCTTCAATTCCGGGGTGGCGACCATCACCGGGGTCCAGGCCGGCTACCAGATCGAATACACCACGACGGCGGACCACAATCGGGTGTTGATCGAAAACGGCGCGGCGCTCGATGCCAAGGGCAATAACCACGCGGACTTCGACATCGGTGGCTTCACGCTGGTCCAGGCCTCGGTAGCCAAAACCGAAATCGGCTCGAAGATCATCTTTGAAGACGACGGGCCGAGCATCAGCACCACCGGCACCGAGCCGACACTGGCAGTGGATGAAACCGTCCTGGCCACCAATGCCACGCAGAGCTTCGCCGCCAACTTCGTCTCCGCGTTCGGCGCCGACGGTGCCGGCACCCTGACCTATGCCTTGAGCGTGGTCGCGGGCGCTTCTGGCTTGACGGATACGGCCACCGGCGAGGCGGTCAATCTATCCCTCAACGGCACGGTGGTGGAAGGCCGCACGGCGACGACCAATGAGCTGGTGTTTAGCGTCAGCGTCGCCAGCAATGGCGAGGTCACGCTGGACCAACTCCGGGCCGTGGTGCACCCCGACACCACCGATCCCGATGACGCCACGACACTGACGTCCGACGACCTGGTCAAACTCACGGCAACCAAGACCGACGGGGATGGCGACAGCGTCCAGGCGACGCTCGACATTGGCCAGAACCTCTCCTTCGAGGACGACGGACCGAGCATCAGTACGACGGGCACAGTGCCGACGTTGACCGTAGACGAGACCGTACTGGCAACCGACGCCACGCAAAACTACGCGGCCAATTTCAACTCGTCCTACGGCGCGGACGGTGCCGGCACGCTGACCTATGCCTTGGGTGTGGTGGCGGGTGCTTCCGGGCTGACGGATACGGCGACTGGCGAAGCAGTCAACCTGTCGCTCAACGGCACGGTGGTGGAAGGCCGCACGGCCGTCAGCGACGCGCTGGTGTTCACCGTCAGCGTCGCCACCAATGGCGACGTCACCCTGGATCAAGTCCGGGCGGTCGTCCACCCTGACGCCAGCAACCCCGATGATGCGGTGACGCTGACCTCGGACAACCTGGTCACGTTGACGGCGACCATCACCGACAAGGATGGCGACAGCACCCAATCGACGCTCAATATTGGCCAGAATCTCTCGTTCGAGGACGACGGCCCCAGCGTCAGCACCACCGGCACAGAGCCGACGCTGACGGTGGACGAGACCGTATTGGCGACCGATGCCACGCAAAACTTCGCGGCCAATTTCCTCTCGGCGTATGGCGCCGACGATGCCGGTACGCTGACGTACGCCTTGGGCGTGGTGGCGGGGCCTTCCGGCATGACCGACACGGCCACGGGCGAAGCGGTCAACCTGTCGCTCAACGGCAACGTGGTGGAAGGCCGTACGGCCATCACCAACCTGTTGGCGTTCACCGTCAGCGTCGCCACCAACGGTGACGTCACGCTGGACCAGATCCGGGCGCTGGTGCATCCCGACCCGACCAATCCCGACGACGCCAAAAGCCTGTCCTCGGACAGCCTGGTCACGCTCACGGCGATCAAGACCGACAAGGACGGCGACAGCGCCCAGGCGACATTGAACATTGGCCAGAACCTGGTATTCGAGGATGACGGCCCATCCCTCGCGTTCGGCAACCTGGTCGGCACTGGCAGCGTCCTGCCGCAATACGGTTTCTGGAACCACTCCACCGGTGCCGATGGACTCGGCGCAACGGGTCTGGACATTACGCTGGTGAACGGCCAGTTCACCCTGGTCAGGCCGGACAATACGACCACCACCGGCACCGGTACGCTCACCGAACAGGCGCCCTCCCCGGACGGCAATGGCGCCTATCAGTTCGCGGGCACGTTGACCGGTGATTTCGACAACAATGCCGCCACGGCGGACACTGCGGTCGACTACACGCTCACCGCCTACGCCGACGGCAGCTATGCGCTGGACCTGGTGCAGGGCTTCAGTTCGACGATCGTGCGCAGCAGCGCAGACGGCGCCCTCAGTGCCGGCGGCCCGGATTCAGTGCGCACCTTGCTGATCCCGGACACCGATAACCCGGCCATCCCTTCAGCCTCAGAGGAAATCGTGTTCTTCTCGGCGAAAGCCCTCGCCTCGCCGACGGACATCCTCGCCGGCATCGGCATCGGACTCGCCGACCCCACCGAAGCTGCCCTGCAAACCACGCCACTGCCGTCGTATATCGACCCGGCGGCCATGAACGTCAGCACCTCCGGCATCGGGGTCGCCAACAACCTGCTCCAGGGCGACAACCTGGCTGCCATCGGCGCGGCCGATGAGAGCTTCGTCATCAACCCGGAAAGCCTGGTCACGGGCATGAAGATCTTCATCGACAATTCCGTGGCCGGCTACAACACCGCGACCGAAGACTTGTATTTCCGGATCTACTACGAGGACGGTACGTTCTCCAATCTCATCGAGGTCAACACCCTCACGCCCGAGGCCGGCGGACAGGTGTCCTTCGAGGTCGAGCGCGAGGGTTCGGTAATGATCGATGCCGTCCAGCTCACGATGGCCCGTGGCGCGATCAAGATCCCGGTGATCCAGTTCATCCAGGAAACCGAGAACCTGGCCAGCGATGTCCAGTTGAGTTTCAACGCGAC